From Cotesia glomerata isolate CgM1 linkage group LG3, MPM_Cglom_v2.3, whole genome shotgun sequence:
ttattgacattatcatttatttgatTTCTCTGCTCATTACCTCCGTAATAAGTTTCTCAGCTTACCGACATGCTATTACTGTTTCACCAGTTGTTGtaggtaataattaataatttattttattaataaatattttttatgtaaaattcaTTAGTACatacttgaataatttttttcagctgaattatttattatcttttggTGCTACGGGGCAGCAGCCATTGCAATGGGTTACTGCATTCAATTATGGACAAATCATACTGGaagagtttatttttatattatgattATCAACTTATTAACtggttttttgaatttttcttcttagataaatttataaaaaattaaatttttatttttatttaaatttttcagcaaTCGTAATCAATCCAGAAATACTATTTCCGTTTATAATGTACAACataaatccaaattttcaaaaatacgCCGAAATAGTCTTCCACATATTTCCACCTTATGTTTTTTCCTGTGCAATAGGAAATTTCATCGCCATTAAATTGTACAATAAACAATGCTCTGAGCACAATGATTGTGACAATAAATTTGCTTTGGAAGATCCTTGTTGCTgtgagtaaaataaattacgatATAATTaactcatcatcatcatcatcattatcaacCATTAAgtatgtaattaataaatttatttttcagacaACTGCGAACATAATTTATGCTTCAATCCATTGAACGAATGGATAGACTCGCAAACAGATGCCTCCTTTCGTCACTCGGTAATAAATGACGTTATTCTTTTGATTTCACAGGCGGTTTGCTTCCATTtgatacttattatttttgagcCAACCAGCCGAAGAAGATGGTATGCTAATAAACCTCCTAAAGAAACAGTTGGTCCAAAAGAAGAAGATCTTGTTAAAGAacaagaaataattgataaattagtTGATCAATATGAAAAAAGTCAATTTGTTCCTAAAAGGAATGCCGTGATTGTCAAAGGCCTATCAgctaaatataagaaaaaagaaaCTCTTCGCAATGTGAATTTTCGAGTAAGTAtcctaattattaatttaaataaataatctatattattaagagaataagcaaaatattgtagccagtatatttatataataaaacggctttttatggttaaatttggtatcgtagGAAAGGTCTTAACCTGAAGATGTTccttttcaatgtttcatatCAACGgtctaattaacaatttttctaactccttattttttagagggtgattttttaacattttgatgtagcaatagtccaattataaattatttgaatgattcaaaccaaaatattatacctttattagatattaataatattaaatggtttttttaagtgataataaatttttaactaattgtttttttcgtacaaatggaagattctttaaaatggagttagacaatttgctaattagaacgtcgatatgcttttctaaaatagtttatttattatgataagttttcgaagtagttataaatagattcgaatttagcgataaacaaaatttgtttatttatttattttgttttatacaCGTCAATATGGTTAcatgtcaaaaataaatttatataattaaaagactaagaaaaatttagtaacggGTATTGGGAAATCAGCCGGGGGCGTGGCTTCTCTTTGCGGCAGAAGCAGTTACTACTGTAAAACgcatttttaaataagcttccatgtttttatattcaatCGTGGATTTACACGTTGTATTAAATCGAAtttttgatagaaatttaataaataatgaaaatttcaattcaataaatttgtgaatttgcatgatactgaaatcagtAGACAAATTTTAGAAAAGTTTCACTTTTAGTTTCTTCAAATTTCTATAGGTGAATtctttctattatttttttttttttttttgtaagaatctgtttgttaaaaaaatccaaaaaattgtcagatatcTTTTACTTTCAGCATCATGAATTTGCAAGTACTCAGCccagtaataaaaatttttaattatttaaaaattattcatgcgacttattcttattactgtagttataaaattgcaactataattacaattctttattttacaaaaacatttatttagttatttaagTAATGTAAATCTGTCGTATTACAttgtatttcaaaaattcacaGCTTAtaattactgttttttttttttgtgattacaaaaatatttatgttaattgGTATAAACTCATTTTTGGTGAAATGTAATGAACACACTCTCTTTGACTGTGTAACTTTATTTCAGATTTTTAATGCTTTTATCCAAGCTAATCAGCGGTCTATAACTTcaccaaatttattttttatcaccacAGAACTAGAATTTGTCGGAGGAAAAGTATAAAATCAAACTTCTTACTAGACTTgctaatgacattaaagttaaccgacgttcaacaattttagattttttttattaattaaattagaacaaaaaagatatttttacaaaattgcacgtataatttttaaaactttctacatgtgaaattttttcaattaattttttttttttttaattttttcaataaaagaacttctaaaaatttttagatgtcggctaactttattgtcaTGACTTGCTATTCCACCCATACACGCAGcagaaagttttatttttattttctcgtGGAGGAAACtacatgattaaaaattttgatcaagtgttaaaattgatgtcatttttaataataactaagCTTATagactataattaattacttaatattttaaaaaagaattccAACAAATTTCAACTGCAGCTTCGGCATATTATATGACATTAGCTGTTTATACTCGACCTGCATAGAGTAGTTCGCATTTGATCCGTCAACTAGCGTATTTAAGTGGATGATTTCCCAATATCCTTATCGTAAAttgggtttgatattttttagcgatagttatttatgatttaaataattgagagagagaaaggaaaattttgtgacgagcatattattatttttaaaggaatttttatagtttaatttcgtatcatcagaaaggtcttgataagaatAAGTGTCTTTtggtatataaatttatatattttttagtagtcaattttttatttcaagtttttgaaggagtttttaatagttttttggttctataaatttgtttggtcacatttgtccattaaattatttgtcattgatcctgtgatagcactattattttttaaatttatttaaaaagtacccaaactattagtgtgattataaatataaaaaaatcattaagccaaagttttcttattcataattcGTAAATCTCGGCAGTCGcatagtgactgcaggttgccagttattattattatattaatttatgtttattagATCAATAGACGGGAATGTTTTGGATTGTTGGGGATGAATGGAGCTGGGAAAACAACAATTTTTCGGGCACTTGTTGGCGAATCACGAGCTAATATTGAAAAAGCATTAATTTGTGGTATCGATTCTTCCCTAaatgatgataaattttacGGAATGATTGGATACTGTCCTCAAAAAGGCGGGCTAATTGATTTTCTCACTGGAAGACagagtttatttttcttcGCAGCTTTAAGAGGAGTCCCTTGGAAGAATATTCGCGATGAAGTTGATAAATGGCTtgatatttttggtaatttaaaaCTAACTTTTTCCAAACATCCAAAAATTGagttataaaatcaaaagagtccgaatgtttaattaaaaatttgtatttaataacaGATATGTTGGAATTTGAAAACATTCCTCTGAAAAATTGCGCGTGGGGTGTGAGAAGAAAAATGTGCGTGTTACAAAGTCTTATTGGGGACTTACCGATTATTTTCCTGGATGAACCTTCTTCTGGGATGGACATAATTGGCCGTAGTGCGCTTGATGAGACTCTGTATCAGCTTCGTGAAATGGGTAAATGTATCTTCTTGACGACACACAGCATTGAAGAAGCAGAAGCTCTTTGCGACCGGGTGGGAATTTTAGCAGACGGTTATTTGGCCACTGTGGGATCTTGCGAACGTCTTGTTGAAAAACagggaaataaatttattttgaaggtTATTTTAGACCCACAAACGTCGTTGTACactgttgattttattttgaagTCTATCGAAGAAGCGCTTCCATCTTCTGTGTTTTTGGGCCGTCATCTTGTAAGTAAATTTGAATCTGAAGATATATATAGAATATTTACGATACGAGAGTTAGTTgacaactgtcaatttttttaatttttatatcaaatcaattacaataaaaaaatggttctaaaaatttctacttataatttttacaggtggaatttttttattaaatttttttcataatttcgttgaaaaaagtattaaaaaaaattaaaagaaaaaatgtaatttgtagaaaattttagaaaaaattatttttcaacacaaataaaaaaattttttctggaaTCGTTATGAccttaaagttagcagtcgcttgaccattttttaattttatttaacaaacaaatttgttattttttaattttttaaaatctctacatctcaattttttttttgctaaaatttATCTgtgacaataatttttaaaattatcaattatctgctaaattaattttaatagaatcgttttctattttttttaaatctaaaatttaataatttcaattaattaattatgaaaatttaattagcatttaacatttaaattaacatttaaaaatttttataatttattttgttgaaaaataattttttaaaaattaaaacaaaaattttcacatgtacaaaattttaaaaattatacgtgaaattttttaaaaatattttcttagttctaatttttaattaataaaaaaaatcaaaaatttttgagtgtcggctaacttaatttccATTAGccgagatttaaaaatttttaagattttttttttcattaaaaaaatgattacaaaaaaataaaaaaaaatttttatttgaaaaaaaattttaaaaactgtaagtgcaattttttaaaaattttttttttggttctaatttaattattcaaaaaaattaaaaacgtcggctaactttcgTATTatttaacttcagtgtcatgaatattcaataattcattaaaatttgtttaagaaataaattgctgcaaaaaaaaattagaaaaaaaaattgacatgtaaaaattttaaaaaataaaaaatgcaattttttaaaaataatttttcgaaacaaatttgtttgttaaataaaattacaaacgatcgagtgactgctaacttaaatgtcataaattattttctttataaattttatgtgttataattttatttttaatatgcgcataatctaataattaaaataattacctaaCCTATAATTAAGTGTCAagtttagtaataataataattattattattgttattattaacattGTTCGCAGGATGTATTGTCATATGAATTCGAAAAAACAGACGACCTTGAGAGTGTATACAGTATCCTGAATGCCGTGAAATTAAAACACTCTGAAATAACAAACTATTTTATAAACCAGCAAAGTCTTGAGCAAGTTTATCATCAACTCAGTAGAGAAATTTATCATCAAGAGGAAGACTCTGACCAAATGTCTCCTGTTCAGAGACTCATGGAAGCAATTCGGATTTTTGAACGTCGTAGCACTGACATGACGTTTTAGCAACATTAGCAACTTGACAGGTAAATACTTGATCATGCGCAAGAGGTCTTTGATCGTATATATAGTTTCTAGAAAAGACTACTCAGTTCGTCCTGAACCACGTGGTGTTTAcgtttatatattttgtatcaATTAACctaaaacaaaaatgaaagtaaaaaggttaaaaaaagcaaaaaaacatttggctttttacattaataattataaatttcgtCAACCGTATCAAGTGTTAGTTGATGGAACTTTTTGTTTTACTGCTTTAGcggtaagtaaataaaattacttaatctagatattgataaatttcaacaattatatttattttcttacagaataaaacaaatattcGGGAACAAATTCCCAAATATTTACAAGGAGAAGTTAAATTATTGACAACTTCCTGCATTGCCAAGGAAGTTGAAAATCTCGGGCATACATTTTACGGAGCGTTGAcgatattgaaaaattttccgtTGCACAAGTGTGATCATGAAAAGGCTCCAACATCTGCTGCTAAATGTGTCCTGTCGATGCTTAAGGGAAATAATCCTTCgaggtaaattataaaaaataggcttgtgtaatatttttattatgattattttgaTGTGAAAcgctcaaattaaaaaaacgtcATTCGGCCGCACCCGAAATGGAAGATAGATTTCACAGAGTGAATTATCATCTTATCTTAATTTCATTAGAATCTGTTGAGAATTCTCGATAGAATAACATTTATAAGTCGTTTGTACTACACATTACCTTAAAATGGttcaattgcaattttaactttgataaaataactaaaaatggtcaaaatgtcaatgttctatacgtcaaattaaaggtaatttcatgagctttcacgtaaatttatcaaaaattatcgaTTTCTTTTCAATCGAAAGTTATACATCAATAAAGTTACCGAAAACGTGATTTTTAccattttgataattttgaggagctaccatttctaaacttattGACGAATTTCGCTCATTTTTGGGCTTATGCAAGCTAATTGTCCAAGGAATCtatatactaaattttattagctGTTGAAAATTCTCGATAGAATAACATTTATAAGTCGTTTGTACTACACATTACCTGAAAATGCttcaattgcaattttaactttgataaaataattaaaaatggtcaaaatgtcaatgttctatacgtcaaattaaaggtaatttcatgagctttcacgtaaatttatcaaaaattatcgatttattttcaatcgaaAGTTATACATCAATAAAGTTCTttaaagtacaattttaaagagctaccatttctaaacttattgacggattttgctcatcttcgaactcatTCAAGGTTATTATCCAAAGAATATGTGTACCAAGTTCCGTCTAAATCTGTTGAGAATTGTAGGTGTTATCGTGTatacaagccgcgttatattacatatacatatataaactttcgAACCAATACTATTTTTGAGCCATACTCGGCTAGTTAGATGATATTATAGCAAAATTCCGGCTTAATTTTGACATAAagaccaatgcaatagatagatttcaatgaaatctacctaaaaatttcaattaaaaaaattacaatgaaatttttgccATACTAGATTgctgtaataattaaattatattaatttaattacaggTATATAGTAGCGACACAAGATGCAGCTCTGCaagcaaaattaaaattgattccTGGAGTTCCCACGATGTATTTACACGGTCCGGCGCCGATTTTAGCACCTCCTTCAGAAGAAGACAAAGGAAGCgctgaattttcaaaccaagTGAGCGTTAAAAATGCCGACGTAGAAAGATTAAAACAACTGAAAGAATCTATGGCGAAAAAAGGATTATTACCACAAACTCCTCGACCAAGTCAGGAGTTAATAAAAGTTAAGCGTAAGAAAGGCCCGAATCCTCTGAGCTGTAAGAAGAAGCAGAAGAAACCGACTCTTACTCAACCAGCTCCAAGCTCTGGTAAAGTCAGAAAACGTCAACGAGTTAAAGTATCAGCGCACATTAAAGAAGCTCTTAAACAgtcgataaaataataaaataaaataaaataaatttataagaaattttattattatttattaatataatacataataatacaTGTCTTTAGatttatgagaaaaaatatCTGGCCTTATAATATAGTCTtagttttaaagttattttattaatgtctTATGGTTAAATCTAAATAACTTATTTCTAAAATTGCTtagataaaaaagaaaaactgcCAACtataatttcaaagaaaaatattaatgattgtAGTGAGTTAATTCATATCAATCAACACTGccaaaagcttaaaaaaaatcaaaattaaattttgttctttaCAGTGaagttagtaaaaataatcttgaaaaaagaaaaatatacaaaCTGAGTATAagatggtaaaaaaaaatattctgtaagtaatataattttaagactaGCATGAATAACCCGAGCACTTGTTCTTAAACTTACTACAGCTTAttatattactaaaaaaaagttagtcATACGAATCACATATctttacattataaaatatcagcCGGTGTTTTTAGAATCACGGAAGTTTAAGGGAgaacaccactgtgacgatcgaaaaaaagaaatgattTTCGGGAGTTTTTTTGACAGAGAAAATAAAGGAGTTTAGtgatcggatttttttttattttattaagggtacattaaagattattaccctaaatttttattaaaaaatattgaattattacaaagttattaactatctcgtagagcactagagaaaatttccccctccatggtcggttcgataactcaaaaacggatcatctgaaaataaaaacccaaattgctttttaatcagtgaagatgtagttatcgtcgcacgtacggaattttgaaaattttaattttttaaaaatggcgactgaaaatttttacactattcttactttttttttttttgttttaacccggctaaaaaattctttaaaataaaaatttttcaaattccgtacgtgcaataataactacatccttactgattaaaaagcaattcgggtttttatttttagatgatctgtttttgagttatcgaaccgACCATGGAGGGGGGAAATTTTCTCTCGTGCTCGACGAGATTGTTAAGGTAGTGTCTCCACGAAAAGCATACTTCAAGAAacttatggaattttttttatcgaaatataaatatattaataattcaccagcaaaatttcagatcaattcactgtaccgtttttgagtaattaattttttaaattgcatcttttacacgtagaggtatagagagatggtaaaattagtatgaaatctattTGCATCACTCGAGTGGTAcagaagatttcatactaactttaccatctctctatacctctacgtgtaaaagatgcaatttcgaaaattaattactcaaaaacggtgtggtaaattgatctgaaattttgctggtgaattgttaatatatttatctttcgataaaaaaaaattccataattttcttgaaatatgcTTTTCGTggaggtactaccttaataactttgtaataattaaatattttttaataaaaatttagggtaataatctttaatgtacccttaataaaataaaaaaccccCGATTCccaaattcttttattttccgtcaaaaaaattcccgaaaatcacctcttttttttcaatcgtcacagtggtgttccccctTAAGGACTTCTGGAGCTCGGTTGCCAGTCTTAAACATTCTTTTGATTCTTacctatttttaaataatcaatttttagcaataatgttaattattacttaagaGTGTTGCTGGTTAAGAAGAGCTTGGGCAGCCATCGACAGCATCTTCATGCGCTTGGACAATCGATGAACTGGATTAGCATTCATAAAAGTCGTCAACTGTGTCTGAAGAGTCATCAAAACAACACCCATGTGCTCACGAGTTACCGGATCATTAGGATCCAAATTCAAGACTGCTTCTTCAAGCCACTTGTTCTTCAGTTCCGTGCGATGACCAAGGTCCGCCGACAGTTGTTGCACCAAAGACAAAATAACTGGCTGTGCAAGGATGCTGCGACCTCCAGATTGACTACTAAAGACTTTCTGAGGCTCAATTCTATCGCAAACAAGTACCACAAGTCCAAGGTCACTTGCACTGAGTGCATATTGAAATGCGTGAGACAGCTGACCTTTTTGGAGATAACCAAGTACCCTCAATTGGCCGTCCGCCGGACTCGAAGCCGTGATACCAGGTGTCGTGGCTCTTGACCTGGCCTGGATGTCCATCATATGCTGGCCCATGTTCTCTCTAATAGACTCTCTGACCGACCTGAGGATTCCTTCCTGCAAATTGTTAAACCCACGTGTGACTTCAGTCTCAAGTTCTTCGCGAACTAAACGCGACAACTCTTCGCTTTGTAACTCGTTTTTCTTCTGGTATTCTTTCTCCAGACTCGCTTTAACATTATTAAGATACTGGTTAGTTCCCACTGAGAAAGACACTTGGATTTGCTTGAACATATTCTGACAGGCATTGTCAAATCCCGGGAGCAAGGTGCTTTCAAAAGAACTTTTGAAAGACTCAGTTAAAACAGACTTTGCCGCATTGACAATAATATCACGCATTTGATTGCTGGTGATCAACTGCGTGAAATTTTCTCTCATTAAATCATCTATTTTTTCAACCTCTAATTTAAACTGATTTTTCAGCGGGTCTACAACATCAGTAACTACCCTCGGTAAAGTTGACTGAATATTTTCTTTAACCGTCGTCTCGACAGTagtcaaaaattcattttgtcGAGCCAGTCTTCCGTAGATGGTTTGCTCAATGTTCGCGAGCTGCTGCTGAGACACGCGCGAAAACGCGCTCTCAACTCTCGTCAGTACAGGTGTATCCTGCCTTAATCTCGAAACTTCCGACCTTAACTCTCTCAATTCTTGATGTTGGTCCTGGATGATTTCAAAAAGTCCATCAATTTTGGTGGTGAGAGACGCGACTGCTTTGTTGGTAACCAGCCAGGCTTCTTGGGAGACTAACTTAGACTCTTTTGGCACTATGTCGTCCTTGGGAAGGTCTTCAGGTTCCAAGTGAACGTCCTTGAGCATCACTACAGGGATATTAGACCAGTTTTCTTCGTCTTTATTAACCGACTCAATTTCTTTAAAGTCTTCCTCTTCTTCGTCATCCTCGGGCTCGGCTAGAGACAAAATTTCTCTTACTTCTCTCGAAGGACTGCTACCTCCGCTCTGCTGAGCGCGCTCTCGCTCGCTGGTCGCCAGAGGTACATCCGAAGTGTTTAACGCGTGGACTGCTTGAGCTAGTGAAGGACTAGCGGACAAGACATTGCCGAGTTCCGGGCTGGTAGATCCAGACAagttgttttcttttttagcTGGTGAGCTAAAAGCGTCGGGAGTCATGAGATTCAAGCTCGCGTGGTTGGCTTCCAGAGATCCAGAGACTGTCTCATCGCCATTTTCCTCGACGACACCGTTCTGCTCATGTCTGATATGCTGCAGGTCTTCAGAGTAGTCCAGAGAGTCGTGAGTAAGTGTGTCCATCATGCAGCCGCTGGTGAGCTGTCGTGCTGGCTGGAAGGCAATGTGACACTCTTGGAGTGACTTAGGTTGGACTAGATACATGCGAATTACTAACTGCTCGTCGCTCTCTTCATCTAGGGGACAGAGATCTTCCAATGACTCACCGGTGGGTCGGACTTTACGCATACCAGCGTCGACGATTCCGAAACTCAGAATCGGGTATGGAAGTCGAAATTCTGAAATTGTTGATATACAGGCTAGACCGTCGCCAGTATCTTTGGCGATGCTGAGGATGTAAAGACCTTTGTTACAGATGTCGGATAGCAGAAGGAAGCCTGCGGATAAATCAAGCCCTGCTTTTAGCATCGGCATCTTGCCGCTTGATGGAGAGGGCTggaattttattgtttgaagACATTTCCACTTTTCACAAGACCAAACTTTTAACTCAGTATTGTTATCACACCCAGTGATGGCAAATCGCCAAAATTGGGCTTCTGAGTTGTAGTTTTTGTGGTCGTCGAGGAAGAAAAGAGATGAAACTGGTCGCCCGTCGTGAGGCTTCCATTGGTGGAGGCAACAAGCCTCTTGAAGGGTGTTGTTGTAAACTACctggaaaatattatttattttagataatttatcggataaatatttgaaaatttaattattaaactagcaaccttgcagtcactatgtgactgccgttacttgtgaactataaataaataaaatttttctttattaaataatgattttcgtTATActgcactgtattttttttaacttttgatgtttttaaagatataagctcatcccgatgttacactcatcaagagcttttatttgagtacccacatgcattttgatatatatatatatatacatatatatataaatatatgaaaaattgatgtgagtactcaaatgacaggtcttgatgagtataatgtcggggtgagcttatatctttgaaaatgtcaatagttcacgagatacagggtcatttcttaattattttcgctctattaaataatgacttctGTTAAACTGCACTGTACttccttaaatattgatgtctttaaagatataagctcatcccgatgttacactcatcaagagctttcatttgaatacccacatgcattttgatatatttttcatatatacatatatataatatatataaatatacgaaaaattaatgtgggtactcaaatgaaaggtcttgatgagtgtaacatcgggatgagcttatacctttaaaaatgtcaatagttcacgagatacagggtcatttcttaattatgtatctagagatagagcattttcgaatgcagcctaaatacttatttatcatcataaattgactattggtgagaatgatatgaaaccattaAAAGGCAAAActtcaggtcaagacttttccaacgataccaaatttaaccataaaaatccattttatcatctaaacacactggccacaaaattttgcttattctcttaataatgtaGATTAAactttaagtgtttttttttttttcataaaaattaaaacttaatttcaattttaatttaaattaccaGAGCAAACAAttcaagttttaatttattataaatttaataattgattaaatttattattttaaaataaaattaacgtTAACAAAagtatcaaaatataatttaaattacctGGAAGAACTTAACTTCTCCATCAAGACTTGCAGTAGCTATTGCAGTACCGTCTGGGCTGAGAATGGCCTCGACAATAGTCGACTCATGCTGGCAAATTTCAGCAAAGCCTCCACAGCCTTTGACAGCTGGGTCGCTTATCGCCAGAGGTCCAGATCCTAATTGCGCATAGACATTGTCAATAGACCATAGTTCTGCGACAGCACCTCGCGTGACCATAAGCAGCTTTGAAACATCATCCGTTTCACCGGTATCTTCATCAGGAATAAATGGACACCAGATTACGCGGTGGCTGGTCGGCGTCACTACC
This genomic window contains:
- the LOC123260803 gene encoding rRNA-processing protein UTP23 homolog; the protein is MKVKRLKKAKKHLAFYINNYKFRQPYQVLVDGTFCFTALANKTNIREQIPKYLQGEVKLLTTSCIAKEVENLGHTFYGALTILKNFPLHKCDHEKAPTSAAKCVLSMLKGNNPSRYIVATQDAALQAKLKLIPGVPTMYLHGPAPILAPPSEEDKGSAEFSNQVSVKNADVERLKQLKESMAKKGLLPQTPRPSQELIKVKRKKGPNPLSCKKKQKKPTLTQPAPSSGKVRKRQRVKVSAHIKEALKQSIK
- the LOC123260752 gene encoding enhancer of mRNA-decapping protein 4, with amino-acid sequence MFKVEEDGLRSHKQTVEFNGQEDHHSADVYSTDVTVIPSRGEHDHGSSKVKLKNIVDFTWESHYYTGQLLAVHMSGKYLAYGIKAGSGAGVVRVVYKDSEQRALLRGMRGVIQDLAFAHVQNVILACIDHTGSFFVHTIVSTAAQLVCNLLLLVNSEVVTPTSHRVIWCPFIPDEDTGETDDVSKLLMVTRGAVAELWSIDNVYAQLGSGPLAISDPAVKGCGGFAEICQHESTIVEAILSPDGTAIATASLDGEVKFFQVVYNNTLQEACCLHQWKPHDGRPVSSLFFLDDHKNYNSEAQFWRFAITGCDNNTELKVWSCEKWKCLQTIKFQPSPSSGKMPMLKAGLDLSAGFLLLSDICNKGLYILSIAKDTGDGLACISTISEFRLPYPILSFGIVDAGMRKVRPTGESLEDLCPLDEESDEQLVIRMYLVQPKSLQECHIAFQPARQLTSGCMMDTLTHDSLDYSEDLQHIRHEQNGVVEENGDETVSGSLEANHASLNLMTPDAFSSPAKKENNLSGSTSPELGNVLSASPSLAQAVHALNTSDVPLATSERERAQQSGGSSPSREVREILSLAEPEDDEEEEDFKEIESVNKDEENWSNIPVVMLKDVHLEPEDLPKDDIVPKESKLVSQEAWLVTNKAVASLTTKIDGLFEIIQDQHQELRELRSEVSRLRQDTPVLTRVESAFSRVSQQQLANIEQTIYGRLARQNEFLTTVETTVKENIQSTLPRVVTDVVDPLKNQFKLEVEKIDDLMRENFTQLITSNQMRDIIVNAAKSVLTESFKSSFESTLLPGFDNACQNMFKQIQVSFSVGTNQYLNNVKASLEKEYQKKNELQSEELSRLVREELETEVTRGFNNLQEGILRSVRESIRENMGQHMMDIQARSRATTPGITASSPADGQLRVLGYLQKGQLSHAFQYALSASDLGLVVLVCDRIEPQKVFSSQSGGRSILAQPVILSLVQQLSADLGHRTELKNKWLEEAVLNLDPNDPVTREHMGVVLMTLQTQLTTFMNANPVHRLSKRMKMLSMAAQALLNQQHS
- the LOC123260756 gene encoding ATP-binding cassette sub-family A member 7-like; its protein translation is MGKMGMMVNFNVSRNTRFAHLLSFLESNKDYLRINAVSLQAASIEGQFRRIGLISHFRERGAWIPSDKFEWIVQRRRRKLIQNQNNWTRVTKGALRRQQFAAMLYKKILHVIASWNPYLFSIIFASIALILTMIVSGASKFPNIHSPELLLNPDNYTLQKLIPLVFVDDDEDARSFFTIFDQTCQKFNMSPLHITQNMTASDLIAHPEMHSISFRERYFMAIDILKDNKIELLYSPVLIHSGPISLNLLHSALLLHNSQSMDTQINLMSRPLMDPDNWQYRIAHGKGIKNWENAVVITTLFILLPTVDLGVRESRTIAKLLQLNTHRVSTFVYWLPTYFIDIIIYLISLLITSVISFSAYRHAITVSPVVVAELFIIFWCYGAAAIAMGYCIQLWTNHTGRVYFYIMIINLLTAIVINPEILFPFIMYNINPNFQKYAEIVFHIFPPYVFSCAIGNFIAIKLYNKQCSEHNDCDNKFALEDPCCYNCEHNLCFNPLNEWIDSQTDASFRHSVINDVILLISQAVCFHLILIIFEPTSRRRWYANKPPKETVGPKEEDLVKEQEIIDKLVDQYEKSQFVPKRNAVIVKGLSAKYKKKETLRNVNFRINRRECFGLLGMNGAGKTTIFRALVGESRANIEKALICGIDSSLNDDKFYGMIGYCPQKGGLIDFLTGRQSLFFFAALRGVPWKNIRDEVDKWLDIFDMLEFENIPLKNCAWGVRRKMCVLQSLIGDLPIIFLDEPSSGMDIIGRSALDETLYQLREMGKCIFLTTHSIEEAEALCDRVGILADGYLATVGSCERLVEKQGNKFILKVILDPQTSLYTVDFILKSIEEALPSSVFLGRHLDVLSYEFEKTDDLESVYSILNAVKLKHSEITNYFINQQSLEQVYHQLSREIYHQEEDSDQMSPVQRLMEAIRIFERRSTDMTF